One Sediminicola sp. YIK13 DNA segment encodes these proteins:
- a CDS encoding DUF2911 domain-containing protein gives MKKIVLLVLAFVATYSVQAQIETPAPSPAAKVWQTVGLTDVTLEYSRPSMRGRTVFGDLVPYDMLWRTGANARTKITFSTDVMVDGQALKAGTYAIFTKPGASSWEVFFYTDSQGGGTPAEWDESKVAAKTTVEVNKMEMPIETFTMTFDDLTSNSAVLGILWETSYVGVKFDVPTDAMVMKDIEKTMAGPDAGDYYAAAVYYYSEGKDIAKAKAWMDMAMAMTAKPAFWQLRQQSLIYAKAGDKKGAIEAAKKSLAGAEAAGNADYIKMNKDSLKEWGAK, from the coding sequence ATGAAAAAAATAGTACTATTAGTATTAGCTTTTGTTGCCACCTATTCGGTACAGGCACAAATTGAAACTCCAGCTCCAAGTCCGGCCGCAAAAGTATGGCAGACTGTAGGCTTGACCGATGTTACTTTAGAATATTCAAGGCCATCCATGAGGGGTAGGACTGTTTTTGGGGATTTGGTACCTTATGATATGCTTTGGCGCACGGGAGCTAATGCCCGAACAAAAATTACATTTAGTACCGATGTAATGGTAGACGGACAAGCTCTGAAAGCAGGGACCTATGCAATCTTTACGAAGCCAGGAGCTTCTTCTTGGGAGGTATTTTTCTATACTGATTCACAAGGTGGTGGAACTCCTGCAGAATGGGATGAATCTAAAGTGGCCGCAAAAACTACAGTTGAGGTCAATAAAATGGAAATGCCGATAGAGACTTTTACAATGACATTTGATGACCTGACCAGCAATTCTGCTGTTTTGGGTATCCTTTGGGAAACTTCCTATGTTGGGGTTAAATTTGACGTGCCAACAGATGCAATGGTAATGAAGGACATAGAAAAAACTATGGCAGGTCCAGATGCTGGTGATTATTATGCTGCAGCTGTATATTATTATAGTGAAGGGAAAGATATCGCAAAGGCAAAAGCTTGGATGGATATGGCAATGGCCATGACCGCTAAACCCGCATTCTGGCAATTGAGACAGCAATCTTTAATTTACGCAAAAGCAGGAGATAAAAAGGGAGCCATAGAAGCTGCTAAGAAATCTTTGGCCGGTGCTGAGGCTGCCGGAAACGCAGATTATATTAAAATGAATAAGGATTCATTAAAAGAGTGGGGCGCTAAGTAA
- a CDS encoding Maf-like protein, which yields MLKERLKTFQIILASGSPRRQQFFRELGLDFEIRLKPVEEIYPDRLKAAEISDYLAVLKASPFKSQLKDHEILITSDTVVWHNGCSLAKPGDAKEAYKMIKTLSDDWHEVITSVCFTTSSSQKTEFHSTKVKFKPLSDEEILYYIENYKPFDKAGGYGIQEWIGLIGIEQIEGSYANVVGLPTHIVYKTLMDMAS from the coding sequence ATGTTGAAGGAACGGTTAAAAACATTTCAGATCATTTTGGCTTCCGGCTCGCCAAGACGTCAGCAATTTTTTAGGGAACTGGGCCTAGATTTTGAAATTCGCCTAAAGCCGGTGGAAGAAATTTATCCTGACCGATTAAAAGCTGCCGAAATATCAGATTATCTGGCAGTTTTAAAAGCTTCCCCCTTTAAAAGCCAACTCAAAGATCATGAGATATTGATCACCTCGGACACCGTGGTGTGGCACAACGGTTGTTCTTTGGCCAAACCAGGGGATGCAAAGGAGGCCTACAAGATGATCAAAACCTTGTCCGATGATTGGCATGAGGTCATCACTTCTGTTTGTTTTACCACATCTTCATCGCAAAAAACGGAATTTCACAGTACCAAAGTAAAATTTAAACCACTCTCCGACGAAGAGATCCTGTATTATATAGAAAATTACAAACCCTTTGATAAAGCTGGCGGATATGGTATCCAGGAGTGGATAGGGCTTATAGGTATAGAACAAATTGAAGGGTCTTACGCCAATGTTGTCGGACTTCCCACACATATCGTTTACAAAACGTTAATGGATATGGCTAGCTAG
- a CDS encoding NUDIX hydrolase, producing MLINATHQYRVEQKILVAVDCIIFGFDSKNLKLLLFRRKVEPLRGTWSLIGAFIKNDSSILDGAKQILFECTGLEDVYLEELRTYGNVDRDPGERVISIAHYSLIRLNDFELEHVEKFDARWFNLDEIPELILDHRQMVQDAIVKLKNKARHQPIGFNLLPEYFTIPELQTLYESIYQRELDPRNFRKKILSLDILNKTSKKDKTGSKKGAFLYCFNKEKFDTLIAKGYNFEIY from the coding sequence ATGCTAATCAATGCCACCCACCAATATAGAGTTGAACAAAAAATACTTGTTGCAGTAGATTGCATCATTTTTGGCTTCGATTCCAAGAATTTAAAACTGCTCCTTTTTAGAAGAAAGGTAGAACCTTTAAGAGGAACATGGTCTTTGATAGGTGCCTTTATAAAAAATGACAGTTCTATACTGGACGGAGCAAAACAAATTTTATTTGAATGTACCGGTTTGGAAGATGTTTATCTAGAGGAACTTAGGACATATGGAAATGTCGATAGAGATCCAGGGGAACGTGTTATATCTATTGCACATTACAGTTTGATCCGATTAAACGACTTTGAATTGGAACATGTGGAAAAGTTTGATGCCAGGTGGTTCAATTTGGATGAAATACCAGAATTGATCCTGGACCATCGCCAAATGGTACAAGATGCCATTGTAAAACTGAAGAATAAAGCCCGTCATCAGCCCATAGGATTCAATCTGCTTCCTGAATATTTTACCATCCCCGAGCTTCAGACACTTTATGAAAGTATTTACCAACGGGAGCTGGACCCAAGAAACTTCAGAAAAAAGATATTATCGCTGGACATACTCAACAAGACTTCAAAAAAAGATAAAACAGGTTCAAAAAAGGGAGCCTTCCTTTACTGTTTCAACAAGGAAAAATTCGATACCCTAATCGCAAAAGGGTATAATTTTGAGATTTATTAA
- a CDS encoding sodium:solute symporter, whose amino-acid sequence MGVLDWSILVGTLLFIVGYGVWKTRGSKNVNDYVLGGSEAKWWTIGLSVMATQASAITFLSTPGQAFHDGMGFVQFYFGLPLAMIIICIVFIPIYHRLKVYTAYELLENRFDLKTRTLTAFLFLIQRGLSAGITIYAPSIILSAVLGWDLWTLNIIIGILVIIYTVSGGTKAVSVTQKQQMFIIMAGMFVAFFFILGYLPNDINFSKALKIAGASNKLDILNFDFNTDTRYTFWSGITGGLFLALAYFGTDQSQVQRYLSGKSVRESQLGLIFNGILKIPMQFFILLVGVMVFVFYQFNSSPLNFNPAATNAVMQSPLANDYKILEEGHLELEVEKKMAQNRYSAALDLKEYDATEEAKQDIISINKKERYNRDAAKAMIQKADNNIETNDKDYVFIHFILNYLPKGLVGLLLAVILSAAMSSTASELNALGTITALDLYKRYRISGLTDEHYVKISKLFTLLWGIVAIIIACAANLFDNLIQLVNIIGSIFYGNVLGIFLIAFFLKYIKGNGVFVAAIITQVIVIIGYKYDWMSYLWLNAFGCGLVITLAFILEGFDRLLKNPPIKPEDL is encoded by the coding sequence ATGGGAGTATTAGATTGGAGTATACTAGTAGGTACATTATTATTTATTGTAGGCTATGGTGTTTGGAAAACACGGGGAAGCAAAAACGTCAACGACTATGTCTTAGGAGGCAGTGAGGCCAAATGGTGGACCATTGGTCTTTCGGTAATGGCCACTCAAGCAAGCGCCATTACTTTCTTATCCACACCGGGACAGGCGTTCCACGATGGCATGGGATTTGTTCAGTTTTATTTTGGCCTGCCTTTGGCCATGATTATTATCTGTATTGTCTTTATTCCTATTTATCATAGATTAAAAGTATATACTGCCTATGAACTATTGGAAAACCGATTCGATTTAAAAACACGTACCCTTACCGCTTTTCTATTTCTCATACAACGGGGATTATCTGCAGGAATTACCATTTATGCCCCTTCCATTATATTGTCTGCCGTTCTCGGATGGGATTTGTGGACTTTGAATATCATCATAGGAATCCTTGTGATTATCTACACTGTTTCCGGGGGCACTAAAGCTGTTAGCGTTACCCAGAAGCAACAAATGTTCATAATTATGGCCGGAATGTTCGTGGCCTTCTTTTTTATCCTGGGCTATCTTCCCAACGATATTAACTTCAGCAAAGCACTAAAGATTGCCGGAGCCAGCAATAAATTGGATATTCTGAATTTTGACTTTAATACAGATACCAGATATACTTTTTGGAGTGGTATTACTGGTGGATTGTTCTTGGCCTTGGCGTATTTTGGTACAGACCAGAGTCAGGTTCAACGTTATTTGTCAGGTAAATCTGTAAGGGAAAGTCAATTAGGATTAATCTTTAATGGCATCTTGAAAATACCCATGCAATTTTTTATCCTTTTGGTGGGCGTTATGGTCTTCGTTTTCTACCAATTTAATTCCTCTCCATTAAACTTCAATCCGGCTGCAACCAATGCGGTAATGCAATCTCCTTTGGCCAATGACTACAAGATATTGGAGGAAGGGCATTTGGAATTGGAAGTAGAAAAGAAAATGGCGCAAAACAGATATTCTGCGGCCTTGGACCTCAAGGAATATGATGCCACAGAAGAAGCTAAACAGGATATTATTTCCATAAATAAAAAAGAAAGATATAATAGGGACGCGGCCAAAGCTATGATCCAAAAAGCAGATAACAATATTGAGACCAATGATAAGGACTATGTATTTATCCATTTTATCCTCAATTACCTGCCAAAAGGATTGGTTGGACTTTTGCTGGCAGTGATTTTATCTGCAGCCATGTCCTCCACAGCCTCTGAACTAAACGCCTTGGGCACCATAACCGCCTTGGATCTCTACAAGCGCTATAGGATATCGGGCCTTACGGACGAGCACTACGTAAAGATTTCCAAGTTATTTACCCTATTATGGGGTATCGTAGCCATAATCATTGCCTGTGCAGCTAATTTATTTGATAATCTGATTCAATTGGTAAATATCATAGGATCTATATTTTATGGAAATGTCCTAGGGATTTTCTTAATAGCCTTCTTTTTGAAATATATCAAAGGGAATGGGGTATTTGTTGCTGCCATAATCACACAAGTGATCGTGATTATTGGATATAAATACGATTGGATGTCCTACTTATGGCTCAATGCCTTTGGCTGTGGTTTGGTCATAACCCTGGCCTTTATCTTAGAAGGTTTTGATAGATTACTGAAGAATCCTCCCATAAAGCCCGAAGATCTATAA
- a CDS encoding Rossmann-like and DUF2520 domain-containing protein: MISIVILGTGNVAKHLYDSFSATNQVKILQVVGRSEEKLLVYSKQTEVTLDYGNIKEADVYLIAVSDGAVKEVSQNLIGKKGLVVHTSGNCALDMLSPIQRKGVFYPLQSFTKNKKVDFKEIPICLEAAQKEDEIILEHLAHLISEKVFNISSEQRKIIHLAAVFVNNFTNHLYQIGNEICNDHNIPFELLHPLIKETAHKISVLNPHEAQTGPARRGDQVTINNHLRLLENKTYKEIYSLLSNSIKKNYE; encoded by the coding sequence ATGATTTCAATTGTAATCCTAGGCACCGGTAATGTTGCCAAACATCTATATGATTCCTTTTCAGCAACGAACCAGGTAAAGATTCTTCAAGTGGTTGGCAGATCTGAGGAAAAGCTTTTGGTCTACTCCAAGCAAACAGAAGTCACTCTGGATTATGGAAACATTAAAGAGGCAGATGTATACCTCATCGCAGTAAGTGATGGGGCCGTTAAAGAAGTGTCCCAGAATCTTATCGGTAAGAAGGGCCTTGTAGTACATACTTCTGGAAATTGTGCCTTGGATATGCTATCACCAATCCAAAGAAAAGGCGTGTTTTATCCCTTGCAATCCTTTACGAAAAATAAAAAGGTAGATTTTAAAGAAATTCCTATCTGCCTGGAAGCGGCACAAAAAGAAGATGAAATAATATTGGAACATTTGGCCCATTTGATTTCCGAAAAGGTTTTCAATATTTCCTCTGAACAGCGAAAAATCATCCATTTAGCGGCCGTGTTTGTCAATAATTTCACCAATCACCTCTATCAGATCGGAAACGAGATTTGTAATGATCATAATATTCCTTTCGAACTTTTACATCCACTGATAAAGGAAACGGCCCATAAAATAAGTGTTCTAAATCCTCATGAAGCACAAACTGGTCCGGCCAGAAGAGGAGACCAGGTCACCATCAACAATCACCTAAGACTTCTGGAAAATAAAACCTATAAGGAAATTTATTCCTTACTTAGCAATTCAATAAAAAAAAATTATGAGTAA
- a CDS encoding mechanosensitive ion channel domain-containing protein, with translation MEEIIIEYQKELIGTIVCILILLISRFTSIKAIRKVGKLRDIHEARTRLIIKYVSVGHTILLIGVLIFVWGVNVKELGLVFSSVFAILGVALFANWSILSNITAGVILFFSFPFKIGDRIRILDKEVPDEAVIIDIKAFYFHMINDHGEQLTYPNNLLLQKGVVLIEKQVHLDEDGTGIL, from the coding sequence ATGGAGGAAATAATTATTGAATATCAAAAAGAATTAATAGGTACTATCGTTTGTATCTTAATTTTGTTGATCTCTAGATTTACAAGCATCAAGGCCATCCGGAAGGTTGGGAAATTAAGGGATATCCATGAAGCCCGTACAAGGCTAATCATAAAATATGTTTCTGTTGGACATACCATTTTATTGATTGGTGTGCTTATTTTTGTGTGGGGGGTAAATGTTAAGGAACTAGGGTTGGTATTTTCTTCAGTTTTTGCAATTTTAGGGGTCGCCCTTTTTGCTAACTGGTCCATCTTGAGCAATATTACAGCCGGAGTTATTTTGTTTTTCTCGTTTCCATTTAAGATAGGAGACAGGATACGGATTTTGGACAAAGAGGTTCCGGATGAAGCGGTAATTATAGATATTAAGGCATTTTATTTTCATATGATCAACGATCATGGGGAACAGCTTACCTACCCCAACAATTTATTATTACAAAAAGGAGTTGTGCTTATTGAAAAGCAGGTCCATTTGGATGAAGATGGAACTGGCATCCTTTAG
- a CDS encoding PIG-L family deacetylase: MRHFLVFCLGILFSSNLILAQLPKKSTTSDIYHSVQKLNFLGTALYIAAHPDDENTRLISYLSNEVKARTAYLSLTRGDGGQNLIGTELRELLGVLRTEELLAARRIDGGEQFFTRANDFGYSKHPDETLEIWNKEAVLGDVVWTIRNLKPDVIINRFNHRSPGSTHGHHTSSAMLSVEAFDLVNDKNAYPSQLTLTETWQPKRLFFNTSWWFYGSEENFKNADKSNMLSLDVGVYYPLMGLSNNEIASMASSQHLCQGFGRISTRGSEEEYIELLKGDLPSDKNNIFDGIDTSWSRVKGGKAIGELLYEVENNFSFKDPSVHLPNLMEAYKLLQNISDEHWRSIKTKELEGIITAVAGLYLEASSEETDAVPGSTITIDIEVLKRSTANLQLNSIKISGAPVALSPNLPLKTNIKENFKIDFKIPENTDYTSPYWLTKKGSLGMYAVDNQRLIGKAETPIPFTVSFNLEIDGTPIALNSPVVHHYSKPDKGELYEPFEVLPQITTRINDKVIIFSDSETKELPVHIRAGKDNIGGNISLEVPKNWKVTPTEINFNIAQKGDESTVYFKVTPPNKESEGEITPRVTVNEKVYSQELVVINYDHIPKQSVLLPASVKVVRLNIQKEGENIGYIMGAGDDVPKSLEQIGYKVIPIDLNSIQEGTLSKYDAIVVGIRAYNVVDALRFKQKYLLDYVKDGGNLIVQYNTSGRNGLNFPNLAPYPLNVSRDRVTDENSPVNILANEHPIVNFPNKIDIADFDGWVQERGLYFPNKWGKEFTPILSMQDKGDSPTNGSLLVAPYGKGYYIYTGLSFFRELPEGVAGAYKLFANMLSLGKENNNPENSLKN; this comes from the coding sequence ATGCGCCACTTTCTGGTATTTTGTTTAGGGATACTGTTTTCCTCGAATCTGATCCTTGCCCAACTGCCAAAGAAAAGTACAACTTCCGATATCTACCACTCCGTTCAAAAATTGAACTTTTTGGGCACAGCCCTTTATATTGCCGCACATCCCGATGATGAAAATACAAGGCTAATTTCATACCTTTCCAATGAGGTAAAAGCCAGGACCGCTTATTTATCCCTAACACGCGGAGATGGTGGGCAAAATCTTATAGGAACAGAATTAAGGGAACTTCTTGGGGTTCTGAGAACAGAGGAACTATTGGCTGCACGCAGGATTGATGGGGGCGAACAGTTTTTTACAAGAGCCAACGATTTTGGATATTCCAAACACCCGGACGAAACCTTGGAAATATGGAATAAAGAAGCTGTTTTAGGCGATGTTGTTTGGACCATTCGAAATTTAAAACCCGATGTGATCATCAACCGATTTAACCATAGATCACCAGGTTCTACGCACGGACATCATACCTCTTCTGCCATGTTGAGTGTAGAAGCGTTTGACCTTGTAAATGATAAAAACGCCTATCCTTCTCAATTAACCCTTACAGAGACATGGCAACCCAAGCGGTTGTTCTTCAACACCAGTTGGTGGTTTTATGGCAGTGAAGAGAATTTCAAAAATGCGGATAAATCCAATATGCTTTCATTGGATGTGGGGGTTTATTACCCCTTAATGGGGCTTTCCAATAACGAGATTGCATCCATGGCCAGCAGCCAGCACTTATGTCAAGGCTTCGGAAGAATTTCAACCAGAGGTAGTGAAGAAGAATATATAGAACTTCTGAAAGGAGACCTGCCCTCGGACAAGAACAATATTTTTGATGGTATTGACACCTCTTGGTCCAGAGTAAAAGGCGGCAAAGCCATTGGAGAACTTCTATATGAGGTTGAAAACAACTTCAGCTTCAAGGATCCATCTGTTCATTTGCCTAACTTGATGGAGGCCTATAAGCTCCTGCAAAATATTTCAGATGAGCATTGGAGATCAATCAAAACAAAAGAATTAGAAGGAATTATTACCGCAGTAGCGGGATTATATTTAGAGGCTTCCTCTGAGGAGACGGATGCCGTTCCAGGCAGTACCATCACTATTGATATTGAAGTATTGAAAAGGAGTACGGCCAATCTTCAGTTGAACAGTATCAAAATCTCTGGCGCTCCTGTTGCCCTTTCCCCTAATCTGCCTCTAAAAACCAACATAAAAGAGAATTTCAAAATAGATTTTAAAATCCCCGAAAACACGGATTATACCAGTCCCTATTGGCTCACCAAAAAAGGAAGCCTGGGAATGTATGCCGTGGATAATCAAAGACTAATTGGTAAAGCCGAAACCCCAATTCCTTTTACGGTGTCCTTCAATCTGGAAATTGATGGCACACCCATCGCGTTAAACAGTCCTGTGGTTCACCATTATTCAAAACCCGATAAAGGGGAACTTTATGAGCCATTTGAGGTATTACCGCAAATTACGACCCGCATCAATGACAAGGTTATCATATTCTCGGATTCGGAAACCAAAGAATTACCTGTTCATATTAGGGCGGGCAAAGACAATATTGGTGGCAATATTTCCTTGGAGGTTCCTAAAAACTGGAAGGTGACCCCTACAGAGATCAATTTTAATATTGCTCAAAAAGGAGATGAAAGCACCGTTTACTTTAAAGTAACCCCACCTAATAAAGAAAGTGAAGGAGAAATTACCCCCAGGGTTACTGTAAACGAAAAAGTGTATTCCCAAGAGCTGGTGGTCATCAATTATGACCATATACCAAAACAATCTGTGCTCTTACCTGCTTCTGTAAAGGTTGTCCGGTTAAATATTCAGAAAGAGGGTGAAAATATTGGGTATATCATGGGGGCAGGAGATGATGTCCCAAAGAGTTTGGAGCAAATTGGGTATAAGGTCATTCCTATAGACCTCAATAGTATCCAAGAAGGAACATTATCAAAATACGATGCTATTGTAGTTGGAATAAGAGCCTATAACGTTGTGGATGCCTTGAGGTTTAAGCAAAAATATTTGTTGGACTATGTAAAAGATGGCGGAAATTTAATTGTACAATACAACACCTCGGGAAGAAATGGCTTGAATTTTCCCAATCTTGCCCCCTACCCTCTTAACGTTTCCAGAGATCGGGTTACTGATGAAAATTCTCCTGTGAACATTTTGGCAAATGAACATCCCATAGTAAATTTTCCAAATAAAATAGACATAGCTGACTTTGACGGATGGGTACAAGAACGAGGTTTATACTTTCCCAATAAATGGGGCAAGGAATTTACTCCGATACTTTCAATGCAAGATAAAGGGGATTCACCAACCAATGGCAGTTTATTGGTGGCTCCTTATGGAAAAGGCTATTATATTTACACAGGATTGAGTTTCTTTAGGGAATTACCGGAAGGTGTTGCCGGGGCCTATAAACTATTTGCAAATATGCTATCTTTAGGCAAAGAAAATAACAATCCAGAAAATTCGCTTAAAAACTAG
- the galK gene encoding galactokinase, with product MTQNKVVAYFKKHYGNDPYIIKSPGRVNIIGEHTDYNLGYVLPACIEKSIYFTIQKNNSQYLQIEAFLSEPEKITLPIDGADGNFESFWGKYFEAILQILVKKNYPIQGMDCVFGGDIPIGFGLSSSAALCCGFTYAASAALDLKIPREEIALIAQAAEHKIGLNCGLMDQYAVLFGKKSNALFLDCKDLSHSYTPINLNGYSWILINSNIKHQLAVDSEYNLRRRSCEKVVQKLKESHEEITSLRGVSMEDLKEIKNHVSKTDFRRAGHVIQENKRVLKMIEALKEGDAAQVGSILLAGHRSLSTEYEVSTKELDFLVEIGQKQEGVLGSRMMGGGFGGCTINLIKDEFEESAVKGIIDAYKAETGIDAIYNHLEIGNSVQLLSS from the coding sequence ATGACTCAAAACAAGGTAGTAGCTTATTTTAAAAAACATTATGGCAATGATCCCTATATCATAAAATCTCCGGGACGGGTCAATATTATTGGGGAACATACCGATTACAACCTCGGTTATGTATTACCTGCCTGCATTGAAAAGTCGATTTACTTTACCATTCAAAAGAACAATTCCCAGTACCTCCAAATTGAAGCTTTTTTAAGCGAACCAGAAAAAATAACCCTCCCAATTGATGGTGCTGACGGTAATTTTGAGTCTTTTTGGGGGAAATATTTTGAGGCGATTTTACAAATACTGGTGAAAAAGAACTATCCGATACAAGGTATGGATTGTGTATTTGGGGGAGATATTCCTATAGGATTTGGCCTATCCTCTTCCGCTGCCCTTTGCTGTGGTTTTACTTATGCGGCTTCAGCGGCTTTGGATCTTAAAATTCCTAGAGAAGAAATAGCCCTGATTGCTCAAGCAGCTGAACATAAAATAGGTTTGAACTGTGGATTAATGGACCAATACGCGGTGCTTTTTGGCAAAAAATCCAACGCGCTCTTCTTGGATTGTAAAGATTTGAGTCATTCCTATACCCCAATCAATTTAAATGGATATAGCTGGATTTTGATCAACTCCAATATTAAACATCAATTGGCCGTAGATTCTGAATATAACCTCCGTAGAAGGTCATGTGAAAAAGTAGTTCAAAAACTGAAGGAGTCCCATGAGGAAATCACCTCATTAAGAGGAGTCTCCATGGAAGATTTGAAGGAGATTAAAAATCATGTTTCTAAGACAGATTTCAGAAGGGCAGGTCATGTCATCCAAGAGAATAAACGTGTATTAAAAATGATCGAAGCCCTTAAAGAGGGGGATGCGGCACAAGTGGGGTCCATTCTACTGGCGGGCCATAGGTCTTTATCCACAGAATATGAAGTGAGCACCAAAGAATTAGATTTCTTGGTAGAAATTGGCCAAAAACAGGAGGGAGTACTCGGATCTAGAATGATGGGTGGAGGTTTTGGTGGATGTACCATCAATCTTATCAAAGATGAATTTGAAGAAAGTGCTGTCAAAGGTATAATAGATGCCTATAAGGCCGAAACAGGAATTGACGCCATCTATAACCATTTGGAAATTGGCAATAGTGTTCAATTGTTATCTTCTTAA
- a CDS encoding KdsC family phosphatase has protein sequence MSKSYKEYLKDIDTFVFDVDGVFTDGTVTITTTGEMLRKMSIKDGFALKTAIQKGYNVCIISGGSNEGVRSRFRGLGVTDIYLGAHYKEEPLKEYMDVYGIKPEQILYMGDDLPDIPVMQMVALPTCPQDAVPEVKEVCKYISHINGGKGCVRDVIEQVLKVRGDWEGNFNARND, from the coding sequence ATGAGTAAGAGTTACAAGGAATACCTCAAGGACATCGATACTTTTGTTTTTGATGTAGATGGGGTGTTCACGGATGGTACCGTTACCATCACAACCACAGGCGAAATGCTGCGAAAAATGAGCATAAAGGATGGATTCGCCCTGAAAACGGCCATTCAAAAAGGATACAATGTCTGCATTATTTCTGGAGGTTCCAATGAAGGTGTAAGAAGCCGTTTTAGAGGCCTTGGGGTAACAGATATATATCTGGGAGCTCATTACAAGGAGGAACCATTAAAAGAATATATGGACGTCTATGGCATTAAACCAGAACAGATCCTTTACATGGGCGATGATCTTCCGGATATTCCCGTTATGCAAATGGTTGCCTTGCCCACCTGTCCCCAAGACGCAGTACCAGAGGTAAAAGAGGTTTGTAAATACATCTCACACATCAATGGCGGAAAAGGATGTGTCAGGGATGTCATCGAACAAGTTCTTAAGGTTAGGGGCGACTGGGAAGGAAATTTTAATGCTAGAAACGATTAA